GGAGCCTAGGCTCCTGCGGATCTGCGAGAGCGGGACCGGCCGCCCAGGTGCCACGGACGACGCGGGCGGGTGCCCCCTTCGCCCGTGGTGATCGGGGCGTCCACCCGGGCGGTGGAGTCCGGGCCCGGCATGCCCGGGGCCTGCAGCGGCGCGCCGTACGGTGCGAGCGACCACAGCGTCGTCGCGGTGCGCCACTGCTCGAGGAGGTCCTGCGGGGCGTTGAGGCGCTCGCCGAGCAGGGAGTGGGCCGCCGACTCCCACAGCGGGTTGCCGGGGTCGATCGAGCGGGCCTCGGCGCGCAGGGTGAGCAGGCGTCCGCCGTCGCCCTTGCTGCGCAGGATCAGCTCGACCTCGTCGGGCAGGGGACCGAGGTCGACCTCCGGCCCGCCGGAGGCGAGGAGCACGTGGTCGGCGAGGTCGTCGTCCCCGGTGGCGAACCACGTGGCGCGGTCGCGACCGCCGGCCCGCAGCCACAGCACCGTGGACTTGCTCAGCGCCTCACTCGTGAGGGCCGAGAGGTTGACCTCGCTCATGGGCCAACCATAGGCGGCCCCCGTGATGTGGATCATGAGCCGCGGCCCGGGCCCGCTGCTAGGTTTCGCAGCGATACCCCTTCGCCGTTTCGAGAGGACTCGAGCCACCCCATGCGCAGTGCCAAGGACTTCTTCGCCCCCCTTGCCGTGGGCGCCCCCACGCCCGTCCGTGAGGTGCCCGCCCGGCCGAGCCGGATGATCCACTTCTTCGACCCGAGCAACGAGAAGATGGCCAAGAAGGTCCCGGACATGGTCGGTGTCTCGGACGTGCTCCTCGGCAACCTCGAGGACGCCGTCGTGGCCGACAAGAAGGAGGCCGCGCGCGAGGGCCTGGTGAGGATCGCCCGGGAGGTCGACTTCGGCGAGCACACCCAGCTGTGGACGCGGATCAACTCCCTCGACAGCCCGTGGGTCCTCGACGACCTGACCCGCCTCGTCACCGAGGTCGGCGACAAGCTCGACGTCGTCATGGTGCCCAAGGTCCAGGGCCCGGAGGACATCCACTACATCGACCGGATCCTCGCCCAGCTCGAGGCGAAGGGGGGCGTGCAGCGCCCGATCCTCGTCCACGCGATCCTCGAGACCGCGCGCGGCATGGCCAACGTCGAGGAGATCGCCGGTGCGTCCCCGCGCATGCAGGGCATCTCCCTGGGCCCGGCCGACCTCGCCGCGGACCGCCGGATGAAGACCACGCGCGTTGGTGGCGGCCACCCCGGCTACCTTGTGCGCCAGGACCCGACGAAGTCAAAGGACGCAGTGGACGGCACTCCTGATTATTTCGGGCAGCGCGCCGTCTTCCAGCAGGACCTGTGGCACTACACGATCGCCCGGATGGTTGACGCCTGCGCGATGCACGGCATCTTCCCGTTCTACGGGCCCTTCGGCGACATCAAGGACACCGTCGCGTGCGAGGACCAGTTCCGCAACGCCTTCCTCCTCGGCTGCGTCGGCGCGTGGAGCCTGCACCCGGTGCAGATCGAGATCGCGAAGAAGGTCTTCAGCCCCACCGCGGAGGACGTCGCCCACGCCCGCCGCGTCAAGGAGGCCATGCCCGACGGGCGCGGCGCCGTGATGATCGACGGCAAGATGGAGGACGACGCCTCCTACAAGCAGTGCATGGTCGTCCTCGAGCTCGCCGAGCGCCTCTCCGCCAACGACCCCGAGCTGGCGAAGACGTACGCCGAGGCCGGGAAGGAGGCCTGATCATGAGCGAGACGTACACCCCCCGCCGCTCCGTCCTCTACATGCCCGCCTCCAACGCCCGCGCGCTGGAGAAGGCCAGGACCCTGCCCGTCGACGCCCTGATCCTCGACCTCGAGGACGCGGTCGGCCCGGACGACAAGCCCGCCGCCCGCGAGGCCGCCTGCGCCGCGGTGCAGTCCGGTGAGTACGGGGACCGGGAGCTGACCATCCGCGTCAACGGCATCGGCACGCAGTGGCACGAGGAGGACATCGCCGCCGCGTCCGCGGCCGGGCCCGCCGGCATCGTCGTGCCCAAGGTCAACACGGCCGACGAGGTGCGTGCGCTCGTCGCGGCGATGGAGGCCGCCGGCGCCCCCGGGCACACGAAGCTGTGGGCGATGATCGAGACGCCCGCCGCGATCTTCAACATCCGCGAGATCGCGCAGGCCTCCGACCGGCTCGTCGCCTTCGTCATGGGCACCAACGACCTCGTCAAGGAGCTGCAGGCCGACCACGTCCCCGGCCGTGCGCCGCTGCTCACCTCCCTGTCGTGGGCGCTGCTCGCGGCCCGCGAGGCCGGCATCGCCGTCCTCGACGGCGTCTACAACGCGGTCAAGGACCTCGAGGGCTTCACGGCCGAGTGCGAGCAGGGCCGCGACATGGGCTTCGACGGCAAGACGCTCATCCACCCCGGCCAGGTCGAGGTGTGCAACACGACCTTCGCGCCGAGCGAGGCGGCCGTCGAGGAGGCCAAGGGCATCCTCGCTGCCTGGGAGGAGGGCGCCGGCACCGGCGTCGTCACCCACAACGGCAAGATGATCGAGAACCTCCACGTGGACATCGCCCGCCGGGTGCTCTCCACCCACGAGGCGATCCTCGCGAGGTCCTGACCGACCGGCTCCTGACGAGGGGAGCCACGAAGGGGGGCGACCCGGGCTGATCGGCCGGGTCGCCCCCTTCGTGCTGCCCGCCCGCGCCCGGGGACGGCGCGCGTCATCGTTTTGTGACCTCCTGGCACGCAACCGGCCGAGGTGTCCCGGACGTCTGGGTCAGTGAGGGGCGGGCAGGGACGCTCGTCCTCGACCACAGGGGGTCAGTCAGATGAACACTCACCAGCCTCGCCACGCGGCCGGCACAACGAGGGGGGTGCTCGACCGGCGACTGCTCATGCGAGGAAGTGTGGCTGCCGCGCTGGCAGCCGGCCTCGGAGGAGTCGGCGTCGTCGCACCCGCCCACGCCGCCACCCATCCGCTGCTCCGCCTCGGCAGCCGGGGGACCGCCGTCCGTGAGCTGCAGCGCAAGCTGCTCGACGCCGGGTACGAGCACATGGGTGTCGACGGCATCTACGGGCCGTCGACCCGGGGGGCGGTCATGGCACTCCAGCGCGACCACCGGCTCGTCGTGGACGGCATCTGCGGGCCCAACACCTGGGCGGTCGTCGACCGTCTCGCCGGGTCCGGTGGCGGTGGCGGTGGCGAAACCGCCACCGAGTCGTCCGGCTCGCACCCGCTGCTGCGCAGCGGCAGCCGGGGCTCGGCGGTGACGCGCCTGCAGCGCACGATGCGGGCCAACGGCTACTGGCACACGGGCAACGACGGCGTCTACGGTCACACCACCGCACAGGCCGTCATGGCCGTGCAGAAGGTCCACGGACTCGCGCGCGACGGTGTCTGCGGGCCCAACACCTGGGCCGTCATAGACCGTCTGAACCGACCGCGTGGGCGCACGACCAGCGGCACGGTCATGGAGGTCGACCTCGGCAGGCAGGTCGTGATCTTCGTCGTGTCGGGTCGCACGAGATGGGTCCTCAACACCAGCACCGGCAAGTCCGGCTGGCGCACCCCGCGGGGGCGGTACCGGATCTTCCGCCAGGTCAACCGGATGGACTACGGGCCGCTCGGCGCGCTGTGGCGCCCGAAGTACTTCAACGGCGGCATCGCGATCCACGGCTCCGGGTCCATCCCCGGCTACCCGGCCTCCCACGGTTGCGCGCGCGTGTCGAACGCCGCGATGAACTACGTCTGGGGCTCCGGCCTCGCACCGATCGGCCGAAGGGTCTGGGTGTACTGACGGCACCGACGAGGCGAAGGGGGACGAGCAGGGGGCGTCCCCCTTCGCCCCTGTCCGACGTGGCCGAGGACACCCGCGGACGCCGTGGCGGAGGGGGCACCCGGCTGGGATACTGGCCCGGATCCCTTGCCCACGACCGCAATGAGGTTTGAACGCGCATGTCCCGACTGCAGACGACCGACGGACTCACCGAGGAGCAGCAGGACCTGCTCGGGCTCGTGAAGGAGTTCGTCGACGAGCAGATCATCCCCGTGGCCCAGGAGCTGGAGCACGCGGATGAGTACCCGCAGAAGATCGTCGACCAGATGAAGGAGATGGGGATCTTCGGTCTGATGATCCCCGAGGAGTTCGGTGGTCTCGGCGAGTCCCTGCTCACCTACGCCCTGTGCGTCGAGGAGATCGCGCGCGGCTGGATGCCGGTCTCGGGCATCATCAACACCCACTTCATCGTGGCGTGGATGATCCTCAAGCACGGTACCGAGGAGCAGAAGCAGCGCTACCTGCCGAAGATGGCCACCGGTGAGATCCGCGGCGCCTTCTCGATGTCGGAGCCGGCGCTCGGCTCGGACGTCGCCGGCATCAAGACCAAGGCGGTCAAGGGTGAGGGCGATGAGTGGACCATCAACGGCCAGAAGATGTGGCTGACCAACGGTGGCTCCGCCAACCTCGTCGCGGTGCTGTGCCGGACCGACCTCGGTGCCGACACCGCGCACAAGAACATGTCGACCTTCCTCATCGACAAGACCGAGGGCTTCGGCGAGACCGCGCAGGGCGTCACCGTCCCCGGCAAGATCGAGAAGATGGGCTACAAGGGCGTCGACACGACCGAGCTGATCTTCGACAACCACCGCACCAGCACCGCCCAGCTGCTCGGTGGCGAGCCCGGCAAGGGCTTCTACCAGATGATGGACGGCGTCGAGGTCGGCCGGGTCAACGTCGCCTCGCGCGCGTGCGGCCTGATGATGCGCGCCTTCGAGCTCGGCATCGACTACGCCCAGCAGCGCGAGACCTTCGGCAAGAAGATCGTCGACCACCAGGGCATCCTCTTCCGCATCGCGGACATGGCCGCCAAGGTCGAGGCCGGCCACCAGCTGATGGTCAAGGCCGCCCGGCTGAAGGACAAGGGCGAGCGCAACGACCTCGAGGCCGGTATCGCGAAGTACATGGCAGCCGAGTACTGCGCCGACGTCGTCGAGCAGTCCTTCCGCATCCACGGTGGCTTCGGCTACACCAAGGAGTACGAGATCGAGCGCCTCTACCGCGAGGCCCCGATGCTGCTCATCGGTGAGGGCACCGCCGAGATCCAGAAGATGATCATCGGCAAGAGCATCCTGAAGGACTACCCGGCCAAGCGCTGACCGGACCCCAGGACCGTCGGATACGAACTACTGCAGGCAGCCTTTCGTATCGTCGGCCGTAGCTCGAGCTACTGCAGGCGATACGAGGTACTGCCTGCAGTAGTTCGTTGGCGCGTGTGCACCGGATCACCGCGGGGTTGGGGGTCAGGAGTTTGGTGGGACAATGGGGCCATGAGTACGCAGCCGCACATGACCGCCCGGATGGAAGATCACCTCGGGCTGCGCTTCCCGATGTCCCTGGTCACCTATGACACCTATGCCGAGGCGCAGCGTGCCGTCGACTTCCTCGCCGACAAGGAGTTCCCCGTCGAGGACGTCATGATCGTCGGCACCGACCTCAAGCAGGTCGAGCGGGTGCGCGGACGCCTCACCACGAGCAAGGTGCTCCTCGGCGGCCTGCTGTCCGGTCTGTGGATCGGTGTCTTCGTCGGGCTCGTCTTCGCGATGTTCGAGGGCGGGGACAACCTCGTCCAGCGTCTGGTGTCCACGGTCCTCATCGGTGCCGTCTTCGGCCTCGTGTGGGCGTGGCTGGGCTACCGCTCCACCGGTGGGCAGCGCGACTTCACCTCGATCAGCCAGGTCGTCGCCTCCCGCTACGAGGTGCTCACCGAGCACAAGCACATGCAGACCGCCCGCGAGCTGCTCGCCGAGCTCGACCCGATGCGCGCCGCCCAGGAGCAGGTGCGCCAGCGGCAGGAGCAGGCCCGCGCCGAGCAGGAGCGCATGGACCGTGACCGGGGCGGGCAGACCACCTGACCCGTGACGAAGGGGGGAGGGCCCCCCTTCGCCATCAGCCGGCTCGGGGGGTGGCCGGAACGCGCTCGGCTGGATAGCGTCGCGGTGTGACCATCCTGTCCGACCTGGCCGCCCTCGACGAGTCCTCCTTCGACTCCGTGCTCTGCGTCGTCGCCCATCCCGACGACATCGAGTACGGCATGGCCGCAGCCGTCGCCGCGTGGACCGGCGCGGGCAAGACCGTGCGCTACTTCCTGCTCACCCGGGGTGAGGCCGGGATCGACACGATGGACCCCATCGACGCCGCCCCTGCCCGGGCCGACGAGGAGCGCGCCAGCGCAGCGGTCGTCGGGGTCGAGTCCGTGGAGTTCGGTGACCACCCCGACGGGACGATCGAGTACGGGCTGCGGTTGCGCCGCGACATCGCCGCGGCCATCCGCCGGGCGAAACCCGACCTCGTGCTGACCCTGACCCACGCCGAGACCTTCGCCGGGGGCCACCTCAACCAGGCCGACCACCGCGCCGTCGGTCTGGCCACGCTCGACGCGAGCGCCGACGCGGGCAACCGGTGGATCTTCCCCGAGCTCATCGACGAGGGCCTCGAGCCGTGGAAGGTCACCGCCGTCGGCGTGGTCGCCGGGCCGACACCGACCCACTACGTCGACGTCACCGGACACCTGGACGACGCGATCGAGTCCCT
Above is a window of Janibacter cremeus DNA encoding:
- a CDS encoding HpcH/HpaI aldolase/citrate lyase family protein translates to MRSAKDFFAPLAVGAPTPVREVPARPSRMIHFFDPSNEKMAKKVPDMVGVSDVLLGNLEDAVVADKKEAAREGLVRIAREVDFGEHTQLWTRINSLDSPWVLDDLTRLVTEVGDKLDVVMVPKVQGPEDIHYIDRILAQLEAKGGVQRPILVHAILETARGMANVEEIAGASPRMQGISLGPADLAADRRMKTTRVGGGHPGYLVRQDPTKSKDAVDGTPDYFGQRAVFQQDLWHYTIARMVDACAMHGIFPFYGPFGDIKDTVACEDQFRNAFLLGCVGAWSLHPVQIEIAKKVFSPTAEDVAHARRVKEAMPDGRGAVMIDGKMEDDASYKQCMVVLELAERLSANDPELAKTYAEAGKEA
- a CDS encoding HpcH/HpaI aldolase/citrate lyase family protein, with amino-acid sequence MSETYTPRRSVLYMPASNARALEKARTLPVDALILDLEDAVGPDDKPAAREAACAAVQSGEYGDRELTIRVNGIGTQWHEEDIAAASAAGPAGIVVPKVNTADEVRALVAAMEAAGAPGHTKLWAMIETPAAIFNIREIAQASDRLVAFVMGTNDLVKELQADHVPGRAPLLTSLSWALLAAREAGIAVLDGVYNAVKDLEGFTAECEQGRDMGFDGKTLIHPGQVEVCNTTFAPSEAAVEEAKGILAAWEEGAGTGVVTHNGKMIENLHVDIARRVLSTHEAILARS
- a CDS encoding L,D-transpeptidase family protein — its product is MNTHQPRHAAGTTRGVLDRRLLMRGSVAAALAAGLGGVGVVAPAHAATHPLLRLGSRGTAVRELQRKLLDAGYEHMGVDGIYGPSTRGAVMALQRDHRLVVDGICGPNTWAVVDRLAGSGGGGGGETATESSGSHPLLRSGSRGSAVTRLQRTMRANGYWHTGNDGVYGHTTAQAVMAVQKVHGLARDGVCGPNTWAVIDRLNRPRGRTTSGTVMEVDLGRQVVIFVVSGRTRWVLNTSTGKSGWRTPRGRYRIFRQVNRMDYGPLGALWRPKYFNGGIAIHGSGSIPGYPASHGCARVSNAAMNYVWGSGLAPIGRRVWVY
- a CDS encoding acyl-CoA dehydrogenase family protein: MSRLQTTDGLTEEQQDLLGLVKEFVDEQIIPVAQELEHADEYPQKIVDQMKEMGIFGLMIPEEFGGLGESLLTYALCVEEIARGWMPVSGIINTHFIVAWMILKHGTEEQKQRYLPKMATGEIRGAFSMSEPALGSDVAGIKTKAVKGEGDEWTINGQKMWLTNGGSANLVAVLCRTDLGADTAHKNMSTFLIDKTEGFGETAQGVTVPGKIEKMGYKGVDTTELIFDNHRTSTAQLLGGEPGKGFYQMMDGVEVGRVNVASRACGLMMRAFELGIDYAQQRETFGKKIVDHQGILFRIADMAAKVEAGHQLMVKAARLKDKGERNDLEAGIAKYMAAEYCADVVEQSFRIHGGFGYTKEYEIERLYREAPMLLIGEGTAEIQKMIIGKSILKDYPAKR
- a CDS encoding general stress protein; amino-acid sequence: MSTQPHMTARMEDHLGLRFPMSLVTYDTYAEAQRAVDFLADKEFPVEDVMIVGTDLKQVERVRGRLTTSKVLLGGLLSGLWIGVFVGLVFAMFEGGDNLVQRLVSTVLIGAVFGLVWAWLGYRSTGGQRDFTSISQVVASRYEVLTEHKHMQTARELLAELDPMRAAQEQVRQRQEQARAEQERMDRDRGGQTT
- a CDS encoding PIG-L deacetylase family protein, whose product is MTILSDLAALDESSFDSVLCVVAHPDDIEYGMAAAVAAWTGAGKTVRYFLLTRGEAGIDTMDPIDAAPARADEERASAAVVGVESVEFGDHPDGTIEYGLRLRRDIAAAIRRAKPDLVLTLTHAETFAGGHLNQADHRAVGLATLDASADAGNRWIFPELIDEGLEPWKVTAVGVVAGPTPTHYVDVTGHLDDAIESLEEHRLYNAALPEDFPSPAELLGNILGMGAERVRDPMVTHALLVEHFPR